A genomic region of Bacillota bacterium contains the following coding sequences:
- a CDS encoding PAS domain S-box protein: MAANKSRPTEMVGRFTIDEINKAHGEIFYTAVDTMYIFDVDTLQILDMNPSGLRLLGYTLEEIRTKDFFDIHAIEERARAQEIIDIYRREGGIYQIRDLHLRRKDGTLIPVEKNGRSVEINGKLLGH, from the coding sequence TTGGCAGCAAATAAAAGCCGGCCGACTGAAATGGTTGGCCGCTTTACTATAGATGAGATAAATAAAGCGCATGGGGAAATCTTCTATACAGCTGTCGACACGATGTATATATTCGATGTCGATACATTGCAAATTCTCGATATGAACCCCAGTGGTTTGCGCCTACTAGGCTATACTCTCGAAGAGATCCGCACTAAAGATTTTTTCGATATACATGCGATCGAGGAGCGAGCCCGAGCTCAAGAAATCATTGATATTTATAGAAGAGAAGGCGGCATTTACCAGATTCGCGACCTTCACCTGCGCAGAAAAGACGGAACATTGATTCCGGTAGAGAAAAATGGCAGATCCGTTGAGATAAACGGAAAACTTTTAGGTCACTGA
- a CDS encoding SpoIIE family protein phosphatase: MEALRRVALNITSSREREELFSSIVRSIVALLGCDSSGIGLFDAERQMVSIPAVYNLPDYFIGSRYKLNADILSQAIQNRREQRLGDYQMALHQIKEFADAGIRSIAVVPLVARGKILGVIWASMLSPERMFSDYDMVLLESIGAQAAASIDGIYLFEEQRYISEMLQRGFLPGRLPKLIQTDIGVFYASATEAAVVGGDFYDAKQVPDHLISLFVGDVSGKGVAATADAAMVKYTLRAISFENPDPAHVLTRANEIVIQQLTSGHFVTVVFGSYDPETGSLALSIAGHPHPLLYSASGGNTAPIIKEDPAFGLISHYEYSDTEVTLSAGDILALYTDGLIELRRDKEFFGEARLGELIARYSDLGAQEMADRIISEAKEFASNRLTDDIVLFIIKRTG, encoded by the coding sequence TTGGAAGCCCTCAGAAGAGTAGCTTTAAATATCACATCAAGCCGCGAGAGGGAGGAGCTATTTAGTTCGATAGTCAGAAGTATCGTTGCCTTATTAGGATGCGACAGTTCTGGAATAGGTTTGTTTGATGCAGAACGGCAAATGGTCTCCATACCGGCTGTGTATAATCTACCTGATTATTTCATTGGTTCGCGATATAAGTTGAACGCTGATATCCTTAGTCAAGCTATACAAAATCGCCGAGAGCAGCGACTAGGCGATTATCAGATGGCACTTCATCAAATAAAGGAATTCGCAGACGCAGGTATTAGGTCTATTGCTGTAGTGCCGCTTGTAGCGAGAGGCAAGATTCTGGGAGTTATATGGGCCAGTATGCTTAGCCCAGAGCGCATGTTTTCCGACTACGATATGGTTCTCTTGGAATCCATTGGCGCGCAAGCTGCGGCATCAATAGATGGCATTTATCTTTTTGAGGAGCAGCGATATATTTCGGAAATGCTCCAGAGGGGTTTTCTACCGGGACGGTTGCCGAAGCTTATACAAACAGATATCGGAGTATTCTACGCATCTGCGACTGAGGCTGCAGTGGTTGGCGGGGATTTTTACGATGCAAAACAGGTTCCCGATCATCTGATAAGTCTATTTGTCGGGGACGTTTCCGGAAAGGGAGTTGCTGCAACTGCGGATGCGGCAATGGTAAAGTACACATTGCGGGCCATCTCTTTTGAAAATCCTGACCCAGCGCACGTATTGACCAGGGCGAATGAAATTGTAATCCAGCAGCTTACCAGCGGCCACTTTGTTACTGTAGTTTTTGGGTCGTATGACCCTGAAACAGGAAGCCTAGCTCTCAGTATTGCCGGCCACCCGCACCCCCTATTATATTCCGCATCTGGCGGAAATACCGCTCCGATTATAAAAGAAGACCCAGCCTTTGGCTTAATCTCACACTACGAATACAGCGACACAGAAGTCACCCTATCGGCTGGCGATATCCTTGCGCTTTATACAGATGGTTTAATTGAGCTGCGTCGGGATAAAGAATTTTTTGGGGAGGCGCGGCTCGGCGAGCTTATTGCCAGATATTCTGACCTGGGCGCTCAGGAGATGGCCGACCGGATTATTTCC